CCCCAGGTGATGGCCTACGCCTCGGTCGCCGGGCTGCCGCCCACCGCCGGGCTGTCCGCGGCGCTGCCGGCCCTCCTCGTGTACGCCGTGCTCGGCAGCTCACGTCAGCTCTCGGTCGGGCCGGAGTCCACCACCGCCCTGATGACCACAGCGGCGATCGGAGGGATGACGGCCGGCGACCCGGACCGCTACGCCGCGGCCGCGGCCGCGCTGGCGCTCGTCGTCGGGGCGCTCTGCCTGCTCGGGCGCGCCGTGCGGCTGGGGTTCGTCGCCGACCTGCTCTCGCGCCCCGTGCTCATCGGCTAACTCGCCGGGGTCGCGGTGCTGATGGTCACCGGGCAGCTGGGCACCGTGACCGGGGTGGACCTCGCCGCCGACGACCCCGTCGGGCAGGTGCGTTGAGCTGGTCGCCGAGGCCGACCAGGTGCGGCTCGCGCCCCTGACGGTCGCGCTGCTGGTCACCGGCGGCCTGCTGGTGGCGAGCCGGCTGCGCCCCCGGTGGCCCAACCCGCTCATCGCCGTGGTGCTCGCCTCGGCGGCGACCGCCCTGCTCGACCTGGAGTCCCTCGGCATCGCCACCGTGGGACCGGTCGCCGGCCTGCCGGTGCCGGAGCTGCCGGCGGTCTCGCTCTCGGTGCTGGCCGAGCTGCTGCTGCCGGCCGTCGGCGTGGCCGTCGTCGGCTACACCGACAACGTGCTCACCGGCCGCGCCTTCGCCTCCCGCCACCAGCAGCACGTCGACGCCGACCAGGAGCTGCTCGCGCTCGGGGCCGCCAACCTCGCCAGCGGCGTGGTCGGCGGCTTCCCTGACCGCCCTCGACGCACTCGACGAGCTGCGCCGCACGCTGGTGGCCCAGGACGTGGTGGTGGCGCTGGCGCGGGTGAAGGACGACCTGCGCCACGACCTCGACCGGTTCGGCCTCACCGAGGCGCTGGGCCCCGACCTGCTGTTCCCCACGCTGCCGACCGCGGTGGCGACGTACATCCGCGACTTCGAGGCCCGCCACGGGCGCCCCCCGTCCGGCGCGCCGGGCTGACGCCGTCGCGGCCTGTATCGACGAGCAGCCCCTCAGCCGTCGGCGCCGGGGAACGCCTGCGACATCCGGCCCGACAGCGCGATCTCGCGCAGCTCGTCGGCCTTCTCCGGTGTCCAGCGCCGGGGCCGCAGGATCGCCGCCCACCCGTCCACGTGCTCACCGGTGTAGTTGTGCCCGTGCCCCGGCTCGGTTGAGAAGGCCAGCGCAAGGTCGGCCGAGACCTGCCAGAAGGACACGAAGGGCACCCACCGCACCTCGTCGAGGACGTCGTCGCCCGGCGGCTCCTGCATCCAGTCGGGCGGGCGGAGCACCAGGTCGGGGCTCCACCACGTGATGGGGTCCGACGGGTGCTGCAGGTAGACCACCCGGCTGCCCTCCCACGGCCGGCCCTGCGGACCGATGCCGTCACGCGGGCGGTTGCTGAAGCGGATGGTCCGGCCGTCGCGGTAGACAGGCTCCACCTCCGACGAGCCGGGGTCGCGGTCGCGGTCGAAGCTGCGGTAGAGCGGGTTGAAGTTGGGCGGGCCGACGCAGAGCGCACCGGACGTGCGGTTGCGCAGGTCGTACTCCCCGCTGAAGGCGGTCTCGCCGCCGAAGGAGCCGAGGCTCTCCCCGAACACGTGCAGCCGCGGCCGGTCGTCGGCCGGCAGCCGGCTCCAAAGGCTCGTAGACGGCGTCGAAGAGGGCGCGGCCCGCCGCGCGGGCCCGGTCCTGGTCGACGAGGAACGACAACCACGACGGCAGGTAGGAGTACTGCACCGCCACGGAGGCCGTGTCCCCTCCGGCGATGTACTCGAACGACCCCAGCGACGCCGGCTCCACCCACCCGGTGCCGGTCGTGGTCGACCCCCTCACCTCCGGTGAAGGCGGCGATGTCCTCGGCGCCCGGACCCCGTCCCACGAAGACGCGCCCCTCGCGTCCCAGGTCCTCCCACGCCACGACCGAGTCCGGGCTGTCCGAGCGCAGGGGAGTGCTCGGCACCGCGACGCGTCCCGGCGTGCCCTGGTCGCGCAGGTGGTAGACACCGTCGGCGGTCCGAACGGCGGCGTCGAGCAGGACCCCGTTCACCAGCATCACCGCGACGCCGACGAGCAGCACCAGCCCGGTCGCCCGGGCCGCCCGGTCACCCATGCGGCGGGCGAGCCACCCCGACACCCGCCGGTACGCCGTACGCACCCCGCGCGCCAGCGCGACGAGGAGCACGAACGTCAGACCGGCGACCAGGGGGACGAGCAGGGAGGCGACCGGGTTCTCGGGCTCGACGGCGACCAGCTCGCTGACCTGTCGTTGCCACGCGACGTGGAGGATCGCAGGCGGCGCTCCCGGCGGACCAGACCAGAGCGCGCGACGACGCTCCGCTGCCGGGACCCGACGCACAGGACCCCGGACCCTCACGAGGAGGGGACCGGGGTCCTGAGGTGTGGTGTCCGAGGGGGGACTTGAAGTCCCTCATCGGCTGTCGATCTGCCGCCTAAAACCGGGCGAAAGCCGGTTTGACCAGGTGTTCCTCCAGCTCGTCGGGTCCTCGCGGAACCTCGCAGGACCTCCAGGGGACCACGAGTGGGACATGAAATTCAATGGTTCAGTGCGTCCGACCGGGGGTTCGGTGGGGCGGGCGGTGGACGTGGTGCTGCTGCTGCAAGCGCCACCCCAGCAGGCTGCTGGATTTGGCCAGTTTCCAGAACGGACCGGCACGTGCCGCAGAGGACCCGCGGCAGCGCTGCACGTCACCGTTCGCCGATACCGCATGCGTGTCGAGCCCACCTGAAACCCCATCTCCGCCTTCGATGCGCAGACGGTCTCGCTCGCCGTCAGCCTCAATCGCACACATGATGAAGGAAGTCGATCATCGTCTCCCCGCGCTTGCGGCGCTGACCCCACCACGAGAAACATCGGTGCCCCCAGCAATGACGTTGGGCGCGCGCGAATACGCACTCGGGCGTGTGAGCCATGCTGCTGGTGAGCG
This DNA window, taken from Nocardioides sp. HDW12B, encodes the following:
- a CDS encoding SulP family inorganic anion transporter; the encoded protein is MHARLTRSTAARSGFAPGLAGLRGYGREWLRGDVLGGVTVAAYLVPQVMAYASVAGLPPTAGLSAALPALLVYAVLGSSRQLSVGPESTTALMTTAAIGGMTAGDPDRYAAAAAALALVVGALCLLGRAVRLGFVADLLSRPVLIG